The stretch of DNA TGGATTGATTGGAAGATATATGCAAGGCGGGACAGATTTTATGTAAAAGAATATCAAGAAGAAACCAATCTCCGCGGTTATATCTTACTTGATAAAAGTGGTTCAATGGGTTATGGTAAAAAGATAACAAAACTTGAGTATGCAAAATTTCTCAGTGCCTGTATCGCCTATCTATTATTCAAACAGCGTGACGGGGTTGGGATAATCACATTTGATACTAAAATCAATGAGTTTATACCACCATCAGCGAGGAAGATTAATTTTACAAGGAGCATTGAAGTAATTGATAAAGTAAATCCAGGAAATGAAACATCACTCGCTAATGTATTATTTGACCTTGGTCAGAGGATAAAAAGACGCGGACTCGTAATACTCATCTCAGATTTATTTGATGATCCAATACGGGTTTTAAAATCACTAAAATCTTTTCGTGCGCGTAAACATGAAATAATAGTTTTCCAGATAATTGACCCGGATGAATTTATCTTTCCATTCTCAGAGACCGCACTGTTTCAGGACATGGAAACGAATGAGCATCTTGTTATTGAACCTAAGGCGATAAAACATTCTTATCAGAAGAACTTCCGGGCATTCCTTGATTATTACCAGAAAGGTATGTTTGAATCACACATTGATTATGAGTTAATCAACACGACACAAAGTTATGACCGGGCGTTAATCTCTTATCTCCATAAACGCACAAAACTATTATGAAATTCCTCAATCCAATTTATCTTTTTGGTTTGGTTCTAATCGCAGTTCCCATAATTATTCATTTAATGTTCAAAAAGAATTTGAAAAAAGTCCTTTTTTCATCTTTGTTATTTTTAAAAACTTCCGAATCACAGAGGTTGAGATGGCTGAAATTAAAAGAAATTTTAACATTAATAACCCGCTGTATAATGGTTGCCTCCATATTTTTAGCCCTTGCCAGACCTCAATATGAAGGAAATTTTTTTACGAAGAACAAACTTGCTGCAGTGTATTTAGTTATTGATAATTCCTTTA from candidate division WOR-3 bacterium encodes:
- a CDS encoding DUF58 domain-containing protein, which gives rise to MKGKARYLDPEVLARLSNIGIKARLVVEGFLTGLHHSPYKGFSQEFTDYRPYIAGDEVKWIDWKIYARRDRFYVKEYQEETNLRGYILLDKSGSMGYGKKITKLEYAKFLSACIAYLLFKQRDGVGIITFDTKINEFIPPSARKINFTRSIEVIDKVNPGNETSLANVLFDLGQRIKRRGLVILISDLFDDPIRVLKSLKSFRARKHEIIVFQIIDPDEFIFPFSETALFQDMETNEHLVIEPKAIKHSYQKNFRAFLDYYQKGMFESHIDYELINTTQSYDRALISYLHKRTKLL